In a genomic window of Anaeromicrobium sediminis:
- a CDS encoding vWA domain-containing protein, with translation MRRLLSWIMALMIIITVMPNAAMAESIPNDIVSSAIRSADAEEYGIGDTGVIKYEISGDEVKLPESLTGITEKEIVLVIDTSGSMGTYMGFGRNRKSRMEITKDAAKNFINKFSNKSNVKIGIVAYSEKGHITSDLKLASDYSLIRKINSLQPDSATNTGDGLRLAYWMLKNSSNSNAKKYVVS, from the coding sequence ATGAGGAGACTATTAAGTTGGATTATGGCTCTTATGATCATAATAACAGTAATGCCTAATGCGGCTATGGCTGAATCAATACCAAATGATATAGTATCAAGTGCAATTCGTTCTGCAGATGCTGAAGAATATGGTATTGGAGATACGGGAGTAATTAAATACGAAATAAGTGGTGATGAAGTTAAATTGCCAGAATCTTTAACGGGTATAACAGAAAAGGAAATTGTATTAGTTATTGATACATCTGGAAGTATGGGTACTTATATGGGTTTTGGTAGAAATCGAAAATCTAGAATGGAAATAACAAAAGATGCTGCAAAGAACTTCATAAACAAATTTTCCAACAAGTCAAATGTAAAAATAGGTATAGTAGCTTATTCTGAAAAAGGACATATTACATCTGATTTGAAATTAGCTTCTGATTATAGCTTAATAAGAAAGATTAATAGCTTACAACCGGATAGTGCAACTAATACGGGTGATGGCTTACGTCTTGCTTATTGGATGCTAAAGAATTCATCTAATTCAAATGCAAAGAAGTATGTAGTTTC
- a CDS encoding PilW family protein: MRYNNKGLTLVEVLIAMGIMGIVMTSIFSFFIPNLKTFNRTDNHIQAQNNAQTAMNRIVDDIIGGQGVARTTNPVIFKINDTKFIKYEHVDETLKRGEGTSQMEITIEEDPFANNITEFRVEQTEANGVIITITSKINDSVVPLTNEIYFRNGN, from the coding sequence ATGAGATACAATAATAAGGGACTTACATTGGTAGAAGTATTAATTGCAATGGGAATTATGGGTATTGTAATGACGTCTATTTTTTCATTTTTTATTCCTAATTTAAAAACATTTAACAGGACAGATAATCATATTCAAGCACAAAATAACGCACAAACTGCCATGAATAGAATAGTAGATGATATTATAGGAGGGCAAGGAGTAGCAAGAACGACAAATCCAGTTATTTTTAAAATAAATGATACTAAATTCATTAAATATGAACATGTTGATGAAACCCTAAAGCGTGGCGAAGGAACATCACAAATGGAAATTACAATAGAGGAAGATCCATTTGCCAACAATATTACAGAGTTTAGAGTGGAACAAACGGAGGCTAATGGTGTTATTATTACCATAACAAGTAAGATAAATGATTCTGTGGTTCCTTTAACAAATGAAATCTACTTTAGAAATGGCAATTAA
- a CDS encoding type II secretion system protein, with translation MKIINNNKGLTLVEVLVSIAILGIIITPLASLFVSSVRNNTNAQDRLIANQVAQRYMEQLIGKDTLSANVSSKVDTDTGMTVTFNISKYGAYENSTGSLPSFDATINAPDRTNGDTINIENTGVFINEILLTNTSTDPIDIGIICNVANNMTLNVSNNTTRRVNIYKVYSSSETNKVTVNTTNGQVYIYENIYDSSISDGNKNMVFKIKITVSNKRGTLAELVTFKTIK, from the coding sequence ATGAAAATAATAAATAATAATAAAGGCCTAACTTTAGTAGAAGTTTTAGTTAGTATAGCAATTCTAGGTATTATCATAACTCCATTGGCATCATTGTTTGTATCTAGTGTTAGAAATAATACAAATGCACAGGATAGACTCATTGCAAATCAAGTTGCTCAAAGATATATGGAACAATTAATAGGAAAAGATACCCTTAGTGCTAATGTTAGTTCAAAGGTAGATACTGATACGGGTATGACAGTGACATTTAATATTAGTAAATATGGGGCCTATGAAAATTCAACGGGGAGTTTACCATCCTTTGACGCTACAATAAATGCACCTGATAGAACCAATGGTGATACCATAAATATTGAGAATACAGGTGTTTTTATAAATGAAATCTTACTAACAAACACTTCAACTGACCCAATAGACATAGGAATAATCTGTAATGTAGCTAATAATATGACTTTAAATGTATCTAATAATACAACTAGAAGGGTAAATATATACAAGGTATATTCTTCATCTGAAACTAATAAAGTCACTGTAAATACTACAAATGGACAAGTATATATTTATGAAAATATATATGACAGTTCTATATCGGATGGAAATAAAAATATGGTTTTTAAAATAAAGATCACTGTAAGTAACAAAAGGGGAACTTTAGCTGAGTTAGTTACCTTTAAAACTATTAAATAA
- a CDS encoding GspMb/PilO family protein: protein MKLTKREKILLIFLGVLIVVGAYYKFAFVPHRSKIKELETNVEAYRNEVNKVKMKIGYKDNINKNFKIMNSKIEIASERLFPMIIQEKIIVILDDMVKKSNIQALSMSFTEEKLGKIEIKKEETKKENYVLKDLVLEYEGTLDKEELNEIEGQKEEEKKEINEEINEEINKALNGKDKIAKDIVQQYEGIFNKYDNMTQEEESDEEESEGQLEKISVTISYEGSYNEIMAFVKEIESFPKKIIINSLNITKSEEGQMAGNIILDFYAIPKIHMKDEDYLKWHIENDYGKDNPFNEFSGYTSGLVKKDDNTLGKIKNYEFVMTVKPVTADIPTVVMGRVNSRNTRTYVHADNPNFENVEFQIIEEDGKYYYKYKTESESYPRDYENGKVQFRPKGDNIVLNIISNKRNSSEDISGVNLSLINTSNLKLNVKIDYDDLERTRVNVIKNIGNIEVKR from the coding sequence ATGAAACTGACTAAGAGGGAGAAAATACTACTTATATTTTTAGGTGTACTAATAGTAGTAGGCGCATATTATAAATTTGCATTTGTACCACATAGGAGTAAAATAAAAGAATTGGAAACAAATGTAGAAGCATATAGAAATGAAGTCAATAAAGTAAAGATGAAGATTGGATATAAAGATAACATCAATAAAAATTTTAAGATTATGAATTCTAAGATAGAAATTGCCAGTGAAAGGTTATTTCCTATGATTATACAAGAAAAAATAATAGTTATTTTAGATGATATGGTGAAAAAATCTAATATCCAAGCTCTAAGCATGTCCTTTACCGAAGAAAAACTAGGAAAAATAGAAATAAAAAAAGAAGAGACAAAAAAAGAAAACTATGTACTTAAGGATTTAGTATTAGAATATGAGGGTACATTAGACAAAGAAGAATTAAATGAAATAGAGGGACAAAAAGAAGAAGAAAAGAAAGAAATAAATGAAGAAATAAATGAAGAGATAAATAAGGCACTAAATGGAAAAGATAAGATAGCTAAAGACATCGTCCAACAGTATGAGGGTATATTTAATAAATATGATAATATGACACAAGAGGAAGAGTCTGATGAGGAAGAGTCTGAAGGTCAACTAGAGAAAATATCAGTAACCATAAGTTATGAAGGTAGTTATAATGAAATTATGGCATTTGTTAAAGAAATAGAATCTTTTCCTAAAAAAATAATTATTAACAGTTTAAACATAACAAAATCTGAAGAAGGGCAAATGGCAGGGAATATAATCTTGGATTTTTATGCCATACCTAAGATTCATATGAAAGATGAGGACTATCTAAAGTGGCATATTGAAAATGACTATGGAAAGGATAATCCATTTAATGAATTTAGTGGATATACTTCAGGGTTGGTTAAGAAGGATGATAATACTTTAGGAAAAATAAAAAATTATGAATTTGTCATGACGGTAAAACCAGTTACAGCAGACATACCAACAGTAGTTATGGGAAGGGTGAATAGTAGAAATACTAGAACTTATGTCCATGCAGATAATCCAAATTTTGAGAATGTTGAATTTCAAATAATAGAGGAAGATGGGAAGTATTATTACAAGTATAAAACCGAATCTGAAAGTTACCCACGGGACTATGAAAATGGTAAGGTTCAGTTCAGACCAAAGGGTGATAACATAGTGTTAAATATTATTAGTAACAAAAGAAATAGTAGTGAAGATATAAGTGGTGTAAATTTATCCCTTATTAATACATCAAACTTAAAATTAAATGTAAAAATTGATTATGATGACCTTGAAAGAACAAGGGTAAATGTTATAAAGAATATTGGGAATATAGAGGTTAAAAGATAG
- a CDS encoding PilN domain-containing protein, with amino-acid sequence MRDFNFFSHYIDTKKTSKKRLIHLSLIGITITLVIGSITFANIQRANKIEKEIQDLKNYLNSEERIKKSNELEEIKRKMKITNSYYTIVEAINTDMDKVDIVSSSLMEKISSSTPKDLFIKTISLTVKDGQMQGVAKSRVTIAEFVHNLKKIDLVENVHVSIINKESRENSSYIFAIRCTFKDVNNNETD; translated from the coding sequence ATGAGAGACTTTAACTTTTTTTCACACTATATTGATACAAAAAAGACCTCTAAAAAAAGGCTTATACATTTGAGCCTTATAGGAATAACCATTACATTAGTAATAGGAAGCATTACATTTGCAAATATTCAAAGGGCTAATAAAATAGAAAAGGAAATTCAGGATTTAAAGAACTATTTAAATTCTGAAGAGCGAATTAAAAAGAGTAATGAGCTAGAAGAAATTAAGAGAAAGATGAAAATAACAAATAGCTATTATACTATTGTGGAAGCTATTAATACGGATATGGATAAAGTAGATATTGTAAGCAGTAGTTTAATGGAAAAAATATCTTCTAGTACTCCTAAGGACTTATTTATTAAAACTATATCTTTAACAGTAAAGGATGGACAAATGCAGGGAGTAGCAAAGAGTAGAGTTACCATTGCTGAATTTGTACATAACCTAAAAAAAATAGACTTAGTTGAGAATGTTCATGTGAGTATTATAAATAAAGAGTCTAGAGAAAATAGCAGTTATATTTTTGCTATAAGGTGTACATTTAAGGATGTGAACAATAATGAAACTGACTAA
- the pilM gene encoding type IV pilus assembly protein PilM has protein sequence MFKKNIISIDIGKYTTKIVIGKGKNKEIIIDHVFMIDTPPESYEDGYIKNLEAFKTIIYNILSKNKIKEKEVICTVQSREAITRELVLPYVKSDELSSMIDLEIEQYLPIRLEEYVVEYKILEEFTENNMNNIRVLVAALPKDMVEIYLELIKSLKLKPLALDMNANAIAKVFEGELTINNENYSLDKTVTLIDLGYEYINITIIDKGVIRFNRLIHQGGKDVDINIANTYNLSLEDAQQRKIEYANLEELNGLSSTSMLNEIVQSSVDIWIEEIQKIFRYYNSRHRGNKIDEIYLYGGSSNIKNLSKYMTDNLNIPTFKINEIDNIKLGKNSGEINLEKCLNAIGALIRR, from the coding sequence TTGTTTAAAAAAAATATTATATCCATAGATATTGGAAAATACACAACAAAAATAGTTATTGGAAAAGGAAAAAATAAAGAGATTATAATTGACCATGTCTTTATGATAGATACGCCACCAGAATCCTATGAAGATGGATATATAAAAAATTTAGAAGCATTTAAAACCATAATTTATAATATTTTAAGTAAAAATAAAATAAAAGAAAAAGAAGTAATCTGTACAGTACAAAGTAGGGAGGCCATTACAAGGGAACTTGTTTTGCCTTATGTAAAATCAGATGAATTATCATCAATGATTGATTTAGAAATTGAACAATATCTACCTATAAGGTTAGAAGAATACGTAGTTGAGTATAAGATATTAGAAGAGTTTACAGAGAATAATATGAATAATATAAGAGTTCTAGTGGCTGCACTGCCAAAGGACATGGTAGAAATTTATCTAGAACTAATAAAAAGCTTGAAGCTAAAACCTTTGGCCTTAGATATGAACGCAAATGCAATTGCTAAGGTTTTTGAAGGGGAGCTTACAATAAATAATGAAAATTACAGTTTAGATAAGACTGTTACATTGATAGATTTAGGTTATGAATACATTAATATTACAATTATTGATAAAGGAGTAATTAGGTTTAATAGATTGATCCATCAGGGTGGAAAAGATGTTGATATTAATATTGCAAATACATATAATCTTTCATTAGAGGATGCACAACAGCGTAAAATTGAATATGCCAATTTAGAAGAATTAAATGGACTTTCATCTACCAGTATGTTAAATGAAATTGTACAATCTAGTGTAGATATATGGATTGAAGAGATTCAGAAAATATTTCGATATTACAACAGTCGCCATCGTGGAAATAAAATTGATGAAATTTATTTATATGGTGGAAGTTCAAATATTAAAAACCTATCAAAATACATGACGGATAATTTAAATATACCAACCTTTAAAATTAATGAAATAGATAATATAAAACTTGGAAAAAACAGTGGTGAAATTAATCTTGAGAAATGTTTAAATGCCATAGGAGCTCTAATCAGAAGGTAG
- a CDS encoding prepilin peptidase — MIYIILTIGLVIGSFLNVCIYRIPKEESIAYPPSHCPKCNNYLKSIDLIPIFSYLFNRGKCRYCGETISLQYPLVELLNGIIYLLLYLKFGLSIFFVKYGILASLLIVISFIDYKLKIIPDECNLFGIIVSGAFIIFNNFSLLSLKDSILGLVLGGGIFLLIAIITGAMGGGDIKLMGVLGFAFGWKGILLITLLSFVIGAIISILLILLRLKHRKDEIAFGPFISVSTLVTILYGKGIIKWYIHILLG, encoded by the coding sequence ATGATATACATAATACTAACAATAGGACTAGTAATAGGATCATTTCTAAATGTATGTATTTATCGCATACCTAAAGAAGAATCAATTGCCTATCCTCCTTCCCATTGTCCTAAATGTAATAATTATTTAAAGTCAATAGATTTAATACCAATATTTAGCTATTTATTCAACAGAGGAAAATGTAGATATTGTGGAGAAACTATTTCTTTGCAATATCCCCTTGTTGAACTTTTAAATGGAATAATATATTTATTACTATATTTAAAATTTGGACTTAGTATTTTTTTTGTAAAATATGGAATACTAGCAAGTTTATTAATTGTAATTTCTTTTATAGATTATAAACTAAAAATAATACCTGATGAATGTAACCTGTTTGGAATCATTGTATCAGGTGCTTTTATTATATTTAATAATTTTAGCCTATTATCACTAAAAGATTCCATACTAGGACTAGTACTTGGTGGAGGAATATTTTTACTCATTGCCATTATTACAGGGGCAATGGGTGGTGGTGATATTAAACTTATGGGGGTTTTGGGTTTTGCCTTTGGATGGAAAGGTATTCTTTTGATAACCCTGTTATCCTTTGTAATTGGGGCAATTATATCTATACTTTTAATACTTTTAAGATTAAAACATAGAAAGGATGAAATAGCCTTTGGGCCTTTCATTTCAGTATCAACTTTAGTGACAATTCTCTATGGGAAGGGTATTATAAAGTGGTACATACATATACTACTTGGATAA
- a CDS encoding type II secretion system protein: MLKFFNEKLRNKKGFTLVELIVVIAIIGIIGSMAIPKLSGVTNDARKSTDLASAKTIANATTILLTQGEITPPAKTDTVIILDGKVTEGTSEDKITNYLEKLPQIETHNEGTYFRVVIDKNGDVTVTTYDSSNYEELYPNVSDTFGIGDDDDNDLTNND; the protein is encoded by the coding sequence ATGTTAAAATTTTTTAATGAGAAATTAAGAAACAAAAAAGGTTTTACCTTAGTAGAATTAATTGTTGTCATTGCTATTATAGGAATTATAGGGTCCATGGCAATACCAAAACTATCTGGCGTAACTAATGATGCAAGAAAAAGTACAGATTTAGCAAGTGCTAAAACTATTGCAAATGCCACTACTATATTACTTACACAAGGAGAAATTACTCCGCCTGCAAAGACTGACACAGTTATAATATTAGATGGAAAGGTTACCGAAGGTACTTCTGAAGATAAAATTACAAATTATCTTGAAAAGCTTCCTCAAATAGAAACACATAATGAAGGAACATATTTTAGAGTAGTAATTGATAAAAACGGAGATGTAACTGTAACAACTTACGATAGTAGCAATTATGAAGAATTATATCCAAATGTTTCTGATACATTTGGTATAGGTGATGATGATGATAATGATCTAACTAACAACGATTAA
- a CDS encoding type II secretion system F family protein, with protein sequence MPTYKYKGISKTGEKIEGTYTARDKQAVIRMIRENQNIPIKVEEVIEGSKKISLGLFGKVKIKDIAIFCRQFYTMLNAGVTIINCLDILRLQTENKRLRKVIGEVHEEVQKGFSFSESLRKHREVFPDLLINMAQTGEVSGTLDVIMGRMAIHYEKENNIRNKVQGAMMYPIILSVISIIIVIFLLTVVMPIFLNMFIRNGAQLPLPTRILLFISNIMTTYWYIFVTFVILSLYGIQKIVKTDKVKFLIDHIKFRIPVVKGTAQKVITSRFTRTLSTLLSSGIPLMEALDIVSRVVDNVIVEKGILRAKEEVRKGADLATPIKEIGVFPPMLDSMIRIGEESGTLDDILDKTANFYDEEVEASIGKMTKLMEPLMIVVMSFIVGAIVTAMLMPMLDMMSTMP encoded by the coding sequence ATGCCCACTTACAAATATAAAGGAATTAGTAAGACAGGAGAAAAAATAGAAGGAACATATACAGCAAGGGATAAACAAGCAGTTATTAGGATGATTAGGGAAAATCAAAACATTCCCATAAAGGTGGAAGAAGTTATAGAAGGAAGTAAGAAAATAAGCTTAGGGCTTTTTGGGAAAGTGAAGATTAAGGATATTGCCATATTTTGTAGACAATTTTATACCATGCTCAATGCGGGGGTTACTATAATAAATTGTTTAGACATATTAAGACTTCAAACAGAAAATAAAAGGTTAAGAAAAGTAATAGGGGAAGTTCATGAAGAGGTGCAAAAGGGATTTTCATTTTCTGAATCCCTAAGAAAACATAGAGAGGTTTTCCCAGACCTGTTAATTAATATGGCACAAACTGGAGAAGTTAGTGGTACATTAGATGTAATAATGGGTCGAATGGCTATCCACTATGAGAAAGAAAATAATATTAGGAATAAGGTACAAGGAGCCATGATGTATCCTATTATTTTAAGTGTTATATCAATTATTATAGTAATATTTTTGTTAACCGTTGTAATGCCCATCTTTTTAAATATGTTTATAAGAAATGGTGCTCAACTTCCTCTTCCTACACGAATTTTGCTGTTTATTAGTAACATAATGACAACATATTGGTACATATTTGTCACTTTCGTGATATTATCATTATATGGCATACAAAAAATTGTGAAAACAGACAAAGTGAAATTTTTAATAGACCATATAAAATTTAGAATTCCCGTTGTGAAGGGAACTGCCCAAAAGGTTATTACATCAAGGTTTACTAGGACCCTATCCACTTTATTGTCAAGTGGTATTCCCCTTATGGAAGCATTAGATATTGTATCAAGGGTTGTGGATAATGTCATCGTTGAAAAGGGGATTTTAAGAGCCAAGGAAGAAGTGAGAAAGGGCGCCGATTTGGCAACACCTATTAAAGAAATTGGTGTTTTTCCGCCTATGCTTGATTCCATGATTCGCATTGGTGAAGAATCAGGAACATTAGATGATATATTAGATAAGACAGCCAACTTTTATGATGAAGAGGTGGAAGCATCCATTGGAAAGATGACTAAATTAATGGAGCCACTCATGATTGTAGTTATGTCATTTATCGTTGGAGCTATTGTTACTGCCATGCTAATGCCTATGTTGGATATGATGAGTACTATGCCGTAG
- a CDS encoding type IV pilus twitching motility protein PilT: MKILDILKKAVEVKASDIHITVAVPPVARINGNLERLSEESLLPEDTISLAEEILTESQKEELQKKGEIDFSFSHPGIGRFRANVYKQRGSCGIALRSVASSVPTIEKLGLPPVIRELAHKQRGLILVTGPTGSGKSTTLASIIDCINKERSCHILTLEDPIEYLHKHNKSIVNQREIGNDSQNFSNALRAALRQDPDVILVGEMRDLETISIAITAAETGHLVLSTLHTIGAAKTIDRIVDIFPPNQQQQVRVQLSSVLEGIVSQQLLEKSDGSGRVAALEIMTATTAIRNLIREGKTHQLQSSIQTGKKFGMRTMDNSLLELYNNLVIDKKAALNCAVDSDRLSTYMTI; encoded by the coding sequence ATGAAAATATTAGACATATTGAAAAAAGCAGTTGAAGTAAAGGCATCTGATATACATATAACAGTAGCTGTACCTCCTGTTGCAAGAATAAATGGAAATCTAGAGAGATTAAGTGAAGAATCTTTGCTTCCAGAAGATACTATCTCTTTAGCGGAAGAGATTCTAACAGAAAGTCAAAAAGAAGAGTTACAAAAAAAGGGGGAAATAGATTTTTCATTTTCCCATCCAGGAATAGGTAGGTTTAGGGCCAATGTGTACAAGCAGAGGGGAAGCTGTGGAATTGCCTTAAGGAGTGTGGCATCAAGTGTGCCCACTATTGAAAAACTGGGTCTTCCTCCTGTTATTAGGGAATTAGCCCATAAACAGAGGGGTCTCATATTAGTTACAGGTCCCACTGGAAGTGGTAAATCTACTACTTTGGCTTCAATTATAGATTGTATAAATAAGGAAAGAAGTTGCCATATTTTAACCCTTGAAGATCCTATTGAATATCTACATAAACACAATAAGAGTATTGTGAATCAAAGGGAAATAGGGAATGATTCTCAGAACTTTTCCAATGCACTAAGGGCCGCATTAAGGCAGGATCCAGATGTAATACTAGTAGGAGAAATGAGAGATTTAGAAACTATTAGTATAGCCATTACAGCAGCTGAAACGGGACACTTGGTACTTTCCACATTACATACTATAGGGGCTGCAAAAACGATTGATAGAATTGTTGATATTTTCCCTCCTAATCAACAACAGCAAGTTAGAGTACAATTATCTAGTGTACTAGAAGGAATTGTTTCACAACAACTACTAGAAAAGTCTGATGGAAGTGGTCGTGTGGCAGCACTAGAGATTATGACAGCAACAACAGCCATAAGAAACTTGATTAGAGAAGGAAAAACCCATCAACTTCAAAGTAGTATTCAGACAGGTAAAAAGTTTGGCATGAGGACTATGGATAATTCCTTGCTTGAATTATACAATAACTTAGTAATAGATAAAAAAGCAGCATTAAACTGTGCAGTAGATTCTGATAGGTTGTCAACTTATATGACTATATAA
- a CDS encoding GspE/PulE family protein: protein MVEKRKRLGDLLINAGFITEEQLKEALKLQRTSGKKMGEILIDEGFVEENQMMEVLEIQLGIPHMDLEKQYIDFKIPRLINESLAKRHLIIPVKKESGKLIVAMTDPLNIFAMDDVRIATGLEVQPVIASRQNILNAIDRYYGNVRAEKAVEDFKNQYIKDDYTDIDEESINEINNAPVVRLVNSIIRQAVKAKASDIHIEPFESRVRVRFRVDGVLQEIMSPEKSTHSAIVTRIKIMGKMNIAEKRIPQDGRVETTVDGKEIDLRISVLPTVYGEKIVIRLLDRSNFFMSKSKLGFSTKNVELLERVIKNPTGIILVTGPTGSGKTTTLYTILRELNQLEKNIITVEDPVEYRLDGINQVQVNVKANMTFASALRSILRQDPDTIMVGEIRDSETAEIAVRASITGHLVLSTMHTNDSPSTIARIIDMGIEPYLVSSAIVGVISQRLVRKICNDCKDSYIPNETEKKLLNTTDDYTLYKGKGCSYCNGTGYKGRIAVHEIMTVNKDIRIHIDQRDSIDILREKAVEQGMVTLKESCKELVLAGVTTIEELTRVAYSID from the coding sequence ATGGTTGAGAAAAGGAAAAGACTAGGAGATTTGCTAATTAATGCTGGGTTTATTACGGAAGAACAGCTGAAAGAAGCATTGAAATTACAAAGGACTTCAGGGAAAAAAATGGGAGAGATTTTGATCGATGAAGGATTTGTAGAAGAGAATCAAATGATGGAAGTTTTAGAAATTCAATTGGGAATTCCTCATATGGATCTTGAAAAACAATATATTGATTTTAAAATTCCACGATTGATTAATGAAAGTCTAGCCAAAAGACATTTAATAATACCTGTAAAAAAGGAAAGTGGAAAATTGATTGTAGCCATGACTGATCCTCTTAACATTTTCGCTATGGACGATGTGAGAATTGCCACAGGTCTAGAGGTACAACCTGTAATTGCTTCCAGACAGAATATTTTAAATGCCATTGACCGTTATTATGGTAATGTGAGGGCAGAAAAGGCAGTTGAAGATTTTAAAAACCAATATATTAAGGATGATTATACGGACATAGATGAAGAAAGTATCAATGAAATCAACAATGCACCTGTTGTAAGATTAGTTAATTCTATTATTAGACAAGCAGTGAAAGCAAAGGCTAGTGATATTCATATAGAACCCTTTGAAAGTAGAGTGAGAGTACGATTTAGAGTAGATGGAGTACTCCAAGAGATTATGTCTCCTGAAAAATCTACCCACTCTGCAATTGTTACGAGAATTAAAATAATGGGGAAAATGAATATTGCTGAGAAGAGAATTCCTCAGGATGGCAGAGTTGAAACAACTGTGGATGGAAAAGAAATTGATTTGCGTATTTCTGTGTTACCAACTGTCTATGGAGAAAAAATAGTTATTCGATTGTTAGATAGAAGTAACTTTTTTATGTCAAAGAGTAAGTTAGGTTTTTCAACAAAAAATGTAGAACTCCTTGAAAGGGTAATTAAAAATCCCACTGGAATTATTTTAGTTACAGGGCCAACAGGTAGTGGGAAGACTACTACCCTTTATACTATTCTTAGGGAACTCAATCAGTTGGAGAAAAACATCATTACAGTAGAAGATCCAGTAGAGTATAGATTGGATGGAATAAATCAAGTCCAGGTAAATGTAAAGGCAAATATGACCTTTGCAAGTGCCCTAAGATCTATTCTAAGGCAGGATCCTGATACGATCATGGTTGGAGAAATAAGAGATTCAGAAACTGCAGAAATAGCCGTTAGGGCATCTATTACGGGACACCTTGTTTTAAGTACCATGCATACTAATGATTCACCTTCAACTATAGCACGTATCATAGATATGGGCATAGAACCATATTTAGTTTCTTCAGCTATTGTTGGGGTAATATCTCAAAGATTAGTAAGAAAAATTTGTAATGATTGTAAAGATTCATACATACCAAATGAGACTGAAAAAAAGCTGTTAAATACTACAGATGATTATACATTGTATAAAGGAAAAGGATGTAGCTATTGTAATGGGACAGGCTATAAGGGAAGAATAGCTGTTCATGAAATTATGACTGTAAATAAGGATATAAGAATCCATATTGACCAAAGGGACAGTATAGATATTTTAAGGGAAAAAGCTGTGGAACAAGGAATGGTTACTTTAAAAGAAAGTTGTAAAGAACTTGTATTGGCAGGTGTTACAACCATAGAAGAATTAACAAGGGTAGCCTATAGTATAGATTAG
- a CDS encoding DUF1904 domain-containing protein: MPHIRVRGMEKENIKEISKELIDDLEKIIECPRDYFTLECINTTFIVDGEEDSAYPFIDVLWFERGEEVRTKVAKAITERVNKFDYEDVCVMFTNLDKELYYENGEHF, translated from the coding sequence ATGCCACATATAAGAGTTAGAGGAATGGAGAAAGAGAATATAAAAGAAATTAGTAAAGAACTAATAGATGACTTAGAGAAAATAATAGAATGTCCTAGGGACTATTTTACACTAGAGTGTATAAATACTACATTCATAGTAGATGGAGAAGAAGATTCTGCCTATCCCTTTATAGATGTCCTTTGGTTTGAAAGGGGAGAAGAAGTGAGAACTAAAGTAGCAAAGGCAATTACTGAGAGAGTAAATAAGTTTGACTATGAAGATGTCTGTGTAATGTTTACTAATTTAGATAAAGAGTTGTATTATGAAAATGGAGAACATTTTTAA